One genomic segment of Natrononativus amylolyticus includes these proteins:
- a CDS encoding arsinothricin resistance N-acetyltransferase ArsN1 family B, translated as MPDIRPAAHGDAGAVARIYEPSVRETAVSFEERPPSGSEIERRIERTEARHPWLVCEHDADVIGFAYAGPHRTRDAYRWSVDSSVYVDDRYHRRGVGRALYESLFAALELQGYYNVYAGTALPNPASVEFHRSMGFEPVGVYRKVGYKNGEWHDVQWWQRSLAPRPAEPKPPRPPSDVRGSSDWDDAIEAGLESLRLD; from the coding sequence ATGCCCGACATACGCCCTGCGGCTCACGGCGACGCCGGCGCAGTCGCGCGCATCTACGAACCCTCCGTCCGGGAGACGGCGGTTTCGTTCGAAGAGCGGCCGCCGAGCGGTTCGGAGATCGAGCGGCGAATCGAGCGGACAGAGGCGCGCCATCCGTGGCTCGTCTGCGAGCACGACGCCGACGTGATCGGGTTCGCCTACGCCGGTCCGCACCGGACGCGGGACGCGTACCGGTGGTCGGTCGACTCGTCGGTGTACGTCGACGACCGGTACCACCGCCGGGGCGTCGGACGGGCGCTGTACGAATCGCTGTTCGCAGCCCTGGAGCTCCAGGGCTACTACAACGTCTACGCCGGGACGGCGCTCCCCAACCCGGCGAGCGTCGAGTTCCACCGGTCGATGGGGTTCGAACCCGTCGGCGTCTACCGGAAGGTCGGCTACAAAAACGGCGAGTGGCACGACGTGCAGTGGTGGCAGCGCTCGCTGGCTCCACGCCCCGCGGAGCCGAAGCCGCCCAGACCGCCGAGCGACGTTCGCGGCTCGTCGGACTGGGACGACGCGATCGAGGCGGGACTCGAGTCGCTTCGACTCGACTGA
- a CDS encoding acyl-CoA dehydrogenase family protein, giving the protein MLDYVSLEGDLEEEERLIRDTAREFVDERVRPDIGDHYENGTFPTDLIPEMGEMGFYAPNLEGYGSPGVSETAYGLLMQELEACDSGLRSMASVQGALVMYPIHAYGSEDQKEEWLPKLGEGEAVGCFGLTEPQHGSNPSGMETHAERDADGFVLNGSKTWITNSPISDVAVVWARDRSADDNPVRGFLVETDRDGVSTNKIDEKLSLRASITGEIGLNDVRVPEENVLPGVEGMKGPLSCLTQARYGIAWGAVGAARDCFEEARQYAKDREQFGGPIGRFQLQQDKLAEMATQITLAQLLAYRLAELKERGDLRPQHVSMAKRNNVRMARDQSRVAREMLGGNGITTDYSPMRHMANMETVYTYEGTHDIHTLVLGQDLTGIAAYE; this is encoded by the coding sequence ATGCTCGATTACGTCTCGCTCGAGGGCGACCTCGAGGAAGAAGAGCGGCTGATCCGGGATACGGCTCGCGAGTTCGTCGACGAACGGGTGCGCCCCGATATCGGCGACCACTACGAGAACGGCACCTTCCCCACCGACCTCATCCCCGAGATGGGCGAGATGGGGTTCTATGCACCCAATCTCGAGGGTTACGGCTCGCCAGGCGTTTCCGAGACCGCCTACGGGTTGTTGATGCAGGAACTCGAGGCCTGCGACTCCGGATTGCGGTCGATGGCCTCCGTGCAGGGTGCCCTCGTGATGTACCCGATCCACGCCTACGGCAGCGAAGACCAGAAGGAGGAGTGGCTGCCGAAACTGGGCGAGGGCGAGGCGGTGGGCTGTTTCGGCCTCACGGAGCCCCAGCACGGTTCGAACCCCTCGGGGATGGAAACGCACGCCGAGCGCGACGCGGATGGCTTCGTGCTCAACGGCTCGAAAACGTGGATCACCAACTCCCCGATTTCGGACGTCGCGGTGGTGTGGGCGCGGGACCGCTCCGCCGACGATAACCCGGTTCGAGGCTTCCTCGTCGAGACCGACCGCGACGGCGTCAGCACGAACAAGATCGACGAGAAACTCTCGCTGCGCGCCTCCATCACCGGCGAGATCGGTCTCAACGACGTCCGCGTGCCCGAGGAGAACGTTCTTCCCGGTGTGGAGGGGATGAAGGGGCCGCTCTCCTGTTTAACGCAGGCGCGCTACGGCATCGCCTGGGGTGCGGTGGGTGCGGCTCGAGACTGCTTCGAGGAAGCCCGCCAGTACGCCAAAGACCGAGAGCAGTTCGGCGGGCCGATCGGCCGGTTCCAGCTCCAGCAGGACAAACTCGCGGAGATGGCGACCCAGATCACCCTCGCACAGCTGCTGGCGTACCGCCTCGCGGAACTCAAAGAGCGCGGCGACCTCCGGCCCCAGCACGTCTCGATGGCCAAACGCAACAACGTCCGGATGGCTCGCGACCAGTCGCGCGTCGCCCGCGAGATGCTCGGCGGCAACGGCATCACGACGGATTACTCGCCGATGCGCCACATGGCCAACATGGAAACCGTCTACACCTACGAGGGCACCCACGACATCCACACGCTGGTGCTCGGCCAGGATCTGACGGGGATCGCCGCCTACGAATAA
- a CDS encoding asparaginase, with the protein MQPRVRILTTGGTIASTGGDDASEGKTPSKAGDDLLETIPEIDEFATIEVEDVCQVSGFQLTLEHAADLLEAVDCAADDGVDGVVVTHGTDTMAESAFLAELARDLPLPVVFTGAQRSFDQPGTDGPTNLTLAVRTAAHERFRDDGGSYLAFNDTVHAARWVVKGHTSRLETFQSPETGPIAELTTNGLRFLREPGRYAPRIEGAAVGAGVRVEIVTNAAGVDGRQVESGLEAGVDGFVLAGTGLGNATAELGGALESALDSGVPVVLTSRCHAGTTAGVYGGGGGAQTLLEAGAIGGGDLPAWKARLLLVCALSAGRGLEGVREAFDAIDSVA; encoded by the coding sequence ATGCAGCCACGCGTGCGGATCCTGACCACCGGCGGAACGATCGCGAGCACCGGCGGCGACGACGCCAGCGAGGGGAAGACGCCCTCGAAGGCCGGCGACGACCTCCTCGAGACGATCCCGGAGATCGACGAGTTCGCGACGATCGAGGTCGAGGACGTCTGCCAGGTGTCGGGCTTCCAGCTGACCCTCGAGCACGCCGCCGACCTGCTCGAGGCGGTCGACTGCGCCGCGGACGATGGCGTCGACGGGGTGGTCGTCACCCACGGGACCGATACGATGGCGGAATCGGCGTTCCTCGCCGAACTCGCCCGCGACCTCCCGCTGCCGGTCGTCTTCACCGGCGCCCAGCGGTCGTTCGACCAGCCGGGGACCGACGGCCCCACCAACCTCACGCTGGCGGTTCGCACCGCCGCCCACGAGCGGTTTCGGGACGACGGCGGGAGCTACCTCGCGTTCAACGACACCGTCCACGCCGCCCGCTGGGTCGTGAAGGGCCACACGAGCCGCCTCGAGACCTTTCAGTCCCCGGAGACGGGGCCGATCGCCGAACTGACGACGAACGGACTGCGCTTCCTCCGGGAGCCGGGGCGGTACGCGCCGCGGATCGAGGGTGCGGCCGTCGGCGCCGGCGTTCGCGTCGAGATCGTCACGAACGCGGCGGGCGTCGACGGCCGGCAGGTCGAGTCGGGACTCGAGGCCGGCGTCGACGGCTTCGTTCTCGCCGGAACCGGCCTGGGGAACGCGACGGCCGAACTGGGCGGGGCGCTCGAGTCCGCCCTCGACAGCGGGGTGCCAGTGGTGCTCACCTCGCGGTGTCACGCCGGCACCACCGCGGGCGTCTACGGCGGCGGTGGCGGGGCGCAGACGCTGCTCGAGGCGGGTGCCATCGGTGGGGGCGACCTGCCGGCGTGGAAGGCGCGGCTTCTGCTGGTGTGTGCGCTGTCGGCGGGGCGAGGGCTCGAGGGCGTTCGGGAGGCGTTCGACGCGATCGACTCGGTGGCGTAG
- a CDS encoding MFS transporter: protein MRWRYRDTVLALCTLAFFATMVARLAISPVVPAIEDEFAVSSTVVGVAMTGLWMSYFLSQFPSGVLADRYGERLIVLIAIGGTAVSSLLIAISPVFAAFVLATVLLGALAGLHYSVATTLLTRTYDDIGTAIGVHNGGGPAAGLVAPVVAAWIGVRYGWRPAVAIGAVLAVPIFVLFAWRVRPTEPRRPDQPMRERFEFEALVDLLARPKIAFTVCLAVLAAFVWQGTATFMPTFLIEHRGQSGTTAGVVFGLYFLVQGIMQIVVGAASDRYGRELSTAGCMILGAAGLALLIVVPGWLAVAVAVVCLGTGLGWGAALLPRFMDELSEAERGAGFGLVRTVYGVVGALGSVGTGLLADLFGWDVSFAVLAGLLALVFCALAVNRLFGLGY from the coding sequence ATGCGCTGGCGCTACCGGGACACCGTTCTCGCGCTGTGTACGCTCGCGTTCTTCGCGACCATGGTCGCACGGTTAGCGATCAGTCCGGTGGTGCCGGCGATCGAGGACGAGTTCGCCGTCTCGAGTACGGTCGTCGGCGTCGCCATGACCGGCCTCTGGATGAGCTACTTCCTCTCGCAGTTCCCGAGCGGCGTGCTCGCCGACCGCTACGGGGAGCGGCTGATCGTCCTGATCGCCATCGGGGGGACCGCGGTCTCGAGTCTCCTCATCGCGATCTCACCGGTGTTCGCCGCCTTCGTCCTCGCGACCGTGTTGCTGGGAGCGCTCGCCGGGTTACACTACAGCGTCGCCACGACGCTGTTGACGCGCACGTACGACGACATCGGAACCGCGATCGGCGTTCACAACGGCGGCGGGCCGGCGGCCGGCCTCGTCGCTCCGGTCGTCGCGGCCTGGATCGGGGTTCGCTACGGCTGGCGTCCCGCCGTCGCGATCGGCGCGGTGCTGGCCGTACCGATCTTCGTCCTGTTCGCCTGGCGGGTCCGACCGACCGAGCCTCGTCGGCCGGACCAGCCGATGCGCGAGCGGTTCGAATTCGAGGCGCTCGTCGACCTCCTGGCCCGGCCGAAGATCGCCTTCACGGTGTGTCTCGCGGTGCTCGCGGCGTTCGTCTGGCAGGGAACGGCGACGTTCATGCCGACCTTTCTCATCGAACACCGGGGCCAGTCGGGAACGACCGCGGGCGTCGTCTTCGGCCTCTACTTCCTCGTCCAGGGTATCATGCAGATCGTCGTCGGTGCGGCTTCCGACCGGTACGGCCGGGAGCTGTCGACCGCCGGCTGTATGATCCTCGGGGCGGCTGGGCTCGCGCTGTTGATCGTCGTCCCCGGCTGGCTCGCGGTGGCCGTCGCGGTGGTGTGTCTCGGAACGGGACTCGGCTGGGGGGCGGCGCTGTTGCCGCGCTTCATGGACGAACTCTCGGAAGCCGAGCGCGGCGCGGGGTTCGGTCTCGTTCGAACGGTGTACGGCGTCGTCGGCGCGCTCGGCTCGGTGGGGACCGGACTGCTCGCGGATCTGTTCGGCTGGGACGTCTCCTTCGCCGTCCTCGCCGGGTTGCTGGCGCTGGTGTTCTGTGCGCTCGCGGTCAACCGGCTGTTCGGACTCGGCTACTGA
- a CDS encoding FAD-dependent monooxygenase, producing MEIAVVGGGPGGLYASLLLKKEHPDWEITVYERDPVDNTYGWGVVFSDATLSNLREADTESHERITDAFVRWDPIDVHYDDERFRCGGHGFAGIMRADLLGILQDRCREVGVNLRHEVAIDDPEELAAEVDLLIGADGLNSTVREHYEDGFKPSVEMGNAKFAWFGTEKPFDVFTFVFRENEHGLWRVHAYPGRKSTFIVECTEETWRNAGMDEKDEETALAYFEELFSDHLEGHALESKLYAWRNFPVVSCRTWSLGDDVALVGDAAHTAHFSIGSGTKLAMEDAIAVLEGVREHGTDGGAALNWYEKERRPRVEGLQEAAERSQRYFENVERYWHLEPRRFAFNLLTRSGRISYESLKVRDVEFADEYDRWFQHALAANPGTDAVPVAAKPPLFQPLELRELTVENRLTLTRPPAHSASDGTPSESYLEGLAEQGERGPGLVLTDPVAVSPEGRISPGTPGLYEETHADVWGDLVADLRDGTDAAVGVQLFHAGRRGSMRPRAHGLDRPLPAEEGWELFAPSAKSYTPGGRTPTAMDGDDCERIREAFVRSAELAEAAGFDYVQLHAGHGYLLSSFLSPLTNERDDEYGGDLETRARYPLSVFDAVREAWPDEKPLGTALQATDWNLSGLKTSDSRRVAEMLADRECDLLSVVAGQATFKERPRYDPTVLADFTEAFRNEVQIPVLSTNYVTTYDEVNTLVGAGRADLCTFSR from the coding sequence ATGGAGATCGCTGTCGTCGGCGGCGGGCCGGGCGGACTGTACGCGAGCCTCCTGCTCAAGAAGGAACACCCCGACTGGGAGATCACCGTCTACGAGCGCGACCCCGTCGACAACACCTACGGCTGGGGCGTCGTCTTCTCGGACGCCACGCTCTCGAACCTTCGCGAAGCGGACACCGAGAGCCACGAGCGGATCACCGACGCCTTCGTCCGGTGGGACCCCATCGACGTCCACTACGACGACGAGCGCTTTCGCTGCGGTGGCCACGGCTTCGCCGGCATCATGCGCGCGGATCTCCTGGGCATTCTCCAGGATCGCTGTCGGGAGGTCGGCGTCAACCTGCGCCACGAGGTGGCGATCGACGACCCCGAGGAACTGGCGGCCGAGGTCGACCTGCTGATCGGCGCCGACGGCCTCAACAGCACGGTCCGCGAGCACTACGAAGACGGCTTCAAACCCTCCGTCGAGATGGGCAACGCGAAGTTCGCCTGGTTCGGCACCGAGAAGCCGTTCGACGTCTTCACGTTCGTCTTCCGGGAGAACGAACACGGCCTCTGGCGGGTCCACGCCTACCCCGGCCGCAAGAGCACGTTCATCGTCGAGTGCACCGAGGAGACCTGGCGCAACGCCGGCATGGACGAGAAAGACGAGGAGACCGCGCTCGCGTACTTCGAGGAGCTCTTCTCGGATCACCTCGAGGGCCACGCCCTCGAGAGCAAGCTCTACGCCTGGCGGAACTTCCCCGTCGTCTCCTGTCGGACCTGGTCGCTCGGAGACGACGTCGCCCTCGTCGGCGACGCCGCCCACACCGCGCATTTCTCGATCGGATCGGGAACCAAACTCGCGATGGAGGACGCCATCGCCGTCCTCGAGGGCGTCCGGGAACACGGCACCGACGGCGGGGCGGCGCTCAACTGGTACGAGAAGGAACGGCGGCCGCGCGTCGAGGGGCTCCAGGAGGCCGCAGAGCGGAGCCAGCGCTACTTCGAGAACGTCGAGCGCTACTGGCACCTCGAGCCCCGGCGGTTCGCGTTCAACCTGCTCACCCGGAGCGGCCGGATCTCGTATGAAAGCCTCAAGGTGCGCGACGTCGAGTTCGCCGACGAGTACGACCGCTGGTTCCAGCACGCGCTGGCGGCGAACCCCGGCACCGACGCGGTCCCCGTCGCCGCGAAACCGCCGCTGTTCCAGCCCCTCGAGTTGCGCGAGCTGACGGTCGAGAATCGCCTGACGCTGACCCGCCCGCCCGCCCACTCCGCGAGCGACGGCACCCCCTCGGAGAGCTATCTCGAGGGGCTGGCCGAGCAGGGCGAGCGCGGGCCGGGGCTGGTGCTAACCGACCCGGTCGCCGTCTCCCCCGAGGGGCGCATCTCGCCGGGAACGCCGGGGCTGTACGAGGAGACCCACGCCGACGTCTGGGGCGACCTCGTCGCCGACCTCCGCGACGGGACCGACGCGGCCGTCGGCGTCCAGCTGTTTCACGCCGGGCGGCGAGGATCGATGCGACCGCGAGCCCACGGGCTCGACCGGCCGCTCCCCGCCGAGGAGGGGTGGGAGCTGTTCGCCCCCTCCGCGAAATCCTATACGCCCGGTGGGCGCACGCCGACGGCGATGGACGGCGACGACTGCGAGCGGATCCGCGAGGCGTTCGTCCGGTCGGCGGAGCTGGCCGAGGCGGCAGGTTTCGACTACGTTCAGCTTCACGCCGGCCACGGCTACCTGCTCTCGTCGTTCCTCTCGCCGCTCACGAACGAGCGCGACGACGAGTACGGCGGCGACCTCGAGACCCGCGCTCGCTACCCCCTCTCCGTGTTCGACGCCGTCCGGGAGGCGTGGCCCGACGAAAAGCCGCTGGGGACGGCGCTGCAGGCGACCGACTGGAACCTCAGCGGACTGAAGACGAGCGACTCGAGGCGGGTCGCGGAGATGCTGGCTGACCGGGAGTGTGACCTCCTCTCGGTCGTCGCCGGCCAGGCGACGTTCAAGGAGCGCCCGCGGTACGATCCGACCGTCCTCGCGGACTTCACGGAGGCGTTCAGAAACGAGGTACAGATCCCGGTGCTGTCGACGAACTACGTGACGACCTACGACGAAGTGAACACGCTCGTCGGCGCCGGGCGGGCCGATCTCTGTACGTTCAGCCGGTGA
- a CDS encoding phosphotransferase family protein — protein sequence MTRDVRTILESTAAEYELRGELHAVPPHAVYEAVVDGQRAVCKLARGPEADPATEARVMERVRRETSVPVPEVLDVGPDWFLAAWHDGVPDEPTVGAERARTMGAGLATVHRETTFEAAGHFTTGGTGGLVLESRESWPETLRALVADCRRFLEPYGYAGVAEEVSAFLRERPDALAGAGEPVLIHGNYLREHVGVAGGEVTCVIDFEHAMAGDGEYDYWATALPTFVGANAPGGDLGRRAFREGYESVRRLPDGFDRRSGVYRVVLGVTYLRSLYLQGQWERPAADRRAESFAGNIRKRLERLRGRG from the coding sequence ATGACCAGAGACGTACGCACGATCCTCGAGTCGACCGCCGCGGAGTACGAGCTCCGGGGCGAGCTACACGCGGTCCCGCCACACGCCGTTTACGAGGCGGTCGTCGACGGCCAGCGGGCGGTCTGTAAGCTCGCGCGCGGCCCCGAGGCCGATCCGGCGACCGAAGCCCGAGTTATGGAGCGCGTCCGCCGGGAGACGTCGGTTCCCGTGCCGGAGGTGCTCGATGTCGGTCCCGACTGGTTCCTCGCCGCCTGGCACGACGGCGTCCCCGACGAGCCGACGGTCGGCGCCGAGCGCGCCCGTACGATGGGTGCCGGACTGGCGACGGTCCACCGCGAGACGACTTTCGAGGCGGCGGGCCACTTCACCACCGGCGGGACGGGAGGACTCGTCCTCGAGTCCCGCGAGAGCTGGCCCGAAACCCTCCGCGCGCTGGTCGCCGACTGCCGGCGATTCCTCGAGCCCTACGGCTACGCCGGGGTGGCCGAGGAGGTGAGCGCGTTCCTCCGGGAGCGCCCCGACGCGCTCGCGGGCGCGGGCGAACCGGTGCTGATCCACGGCAACTACCTGCGAGAACACGTCGGCGTGGCGGGCGGAGAAGTCACCTGCGTGATCGACTTCGAGCACGCGATGGCCGGCGACGGCGAGTACGACTACTGGGCGACGGCGCTGCCGACGTTCGTCGGGGCGAACGCCCCCGGCGGCGACCTCGGGCGGCGGGCGTTCCGCGAGGGCTACGAGTCCGTCAGGCGGCTTCCCGACGGGTTCGATCGCCGATCCGGCGTCTACCGTGTCGTCCTCGGCGTGACCTACCTCCGCTCGCTGTACCTCCAGGGGCAGTGGGAGCGGCCGGCGGCGGATCGCCGCGCCGAGTCGTTCGCCGGGAACATCCGGAAGCGCCTCGAGAGGCTTCGGGGCCGCGGGTAG